In Myxococcus fulvus, a genomic segment contains:
- a CDS encoding carboxypeptidase regulatory-like domain-containing protein: MRRWFLGGSILVIGVLVLLVWQPWSGKPSAPLRAPTGQARAAHDALPRTSAPLPPSSAGLTIRGTVVDTLGKPVAGARVSASWPEDGETLSATLCPKELLSRHDALSPEPWATRMLVDCMPASESILVPLLLARQGEAPVHAEALSSEDGSFVLEGLPEGPQTLLALSSQGAGTRTGVPAGSSGVSLMLDDPLFMSGRVLDEDSAPVPGVAITLASWRNTRFFDTTTDARGHFKLGPLPFDSYLLLAAKQDWSPTLEWLQLREAPHEIRLGRRHTLTGRVLSNGAPVKDVEVLASREKVMEDRPPLRAKTDAQGRFTLEPGSGHYRLTAEHEGQYARALVELGKTPSSPVTLNLGEALGVEGRVIDDQGAPVAKARVKLRSTDRSRVEEMETLTGPDGRYRAGPIAPGGWDFTIEADGYVDMSSAEERVMSSNMRSQNFTLTRATSVTGRVVDGSGRPLAGIRVDLHRPVQHAEDFEPQESTYSAEDGSFVLDATEPGDYKVSTFSERFIPLFLPTPAPAKDVLLTLSAGGTVEGTVLDARGQPMPRFHVMLGRVDAGDDAQEPLETMGTDDQGVFRRQGVAPGRYRIFALRASPSVDRKAEAEVEVRDGAVAKVTMRLPEERSVEVLVVDTSGNPVEKALVRARPLDPTPEEYHSEMHHFSSGVSTDANGRAVLRHLEATGYRLAATKLGHTLLPERSTPSSSPSATGSDNLFIQADTQQARFVMKRHSHVKGRLLGPDGAPLSRFRVNAQQLESEDGTFSLPNHAMAGRTQFIFNAEGLPTVSRAVQGGEASADVDLGDIRLEAGRALTGVVLDATTGEPAENVLVALDSELRDEGDNFPRQLVLKTTDRDGRFDLGKLEARPLTLRLFLHERYREQFVPINATQTEVTVRMDPGARLNVTARDAQGKKIDGFVSYQGPGAEGAIVLENGAGKASALNPGKYTLRMEPRGRQSRTLAYLPQQVDVPASGEVSVQFKPAAGGATVKLLVPTDKGVDMALVPGSVPPPTSPAALRQVMFQGISGTYEMGDTEVVFAHVPQGRVTVFFLTPDALGRFHTEELDIPASGTMSRTLQLAWRRLDVTQD; encoded by the coding sequence ATGCGCAGGTGGTTCTTGGGGGGCAGCATCCTCGTCATCGGAGTCCTCGTGCTCCTCGTGTGGCAGCCGTGGAGCGGCAAGCCCTCGGCCCCTCTTCGCGCACCCACGGGACAGGCTCGCGCCGCGCACGACGCGCTGCCTCGCACGTCCGCTCCCCTGCCCCCTTCCAGCGCCGGGCTCACCATTCGCGGCACCGTCGTGGACACGCTGGGCAAGCCTGTCGCCGGTGCCCGCGTCTCCGCGTCCTGGCCCGAGGACGGTGAGACGCTGTCCGCGACGCTCTGCCCCAAGGAGCTGCTCTCCCGTCACGACGCGCTGAGCCCGGAGCCCTGGGCGACCCGGATGCTCGTCGACTGCATGCCCGCCTCCGAGAGCATCCTCGTTCCCCTGCTGCTCGCTCGTCAGGGCGAGGCCCCCGTGCACGCGGAGGCACTGTCCTCCGAAGACGGCTCCTTCGTCCTCGAAGGTCTACCCGAAGGCCCCCAGACGCTGCTCGCGCTCTCCTCCCAGGGCGCGGGGACTCGCACGGGTGTGCCCGCCGGGAGCAGCGGCGTCTCGCTGATGCTCGACGACCCGCTGTTCATGTCCGGTCGCGTCCTCGATGAGGACAGCGCCCCCGTGCCCGGCGTCGCCATCACGCTCGCGAGCTGGCGCAACACCCGCTTCTTCGACACGACCACCGATGCCCGGGGCCACTTCAAGCTCGGCCCTCTCCCCTTCGACTCCTATCTCCTGCTCGCCGCGAAGCAGGACTGGAGCCCCACGCTCGAATGGCTCCAGCTCCGCGAGGCGCCTCACGAAATCCGCCTGGGCCGTCGGCACACGCTCACCGGCCGCGTCCTCTCGAATGGCGCTCCCGTGAAGGACGTGGAGGTGCTCGCCTCCCGCGAGAAGGTCATGGAGGACAGGCCGCCGCTGCGCGCGAAGACGGACGCGCAAGGTCGCTTCACCCTCGAGCCCGGCAGCGGTCACTACCGGCTCACCGCCGAACACGAAGGCCAGTACGCACGCGCCCTGGTGGAGCTGGGCAAGACACCCTCGTCCCCCGTGACGCTGAACCTTGGCGAGGCGCTCGGTGTCGAGGGACGCGTCATCGACGACCAGGGCGCCCCCGTGGCCAAGGCTCGCGTGAAGCTCCGCTCCACGGACCGCTCACGCGTCGAGGAGATGGAGACGCTCACCGGCCCGGACGGTCGCTACCGCGCGGGGCCCATCGCTCCCGGAGGATGGGACTTCACCATCGAGGCCGACGGCTACGTGGACATGTCCAGTGCCGAGGAGCGCGTCATGTCCTCCAACATGCGCTCCCAGAATTTCACCCTCACGCGCGCCACGTCCGTCACCGGCCGCGTCGTCGACGGCTCGGGACGTCCGCTCGCGGGCATCCGGGTCGACCTGCACCGCCCCGTCCAGCACGCCGAGGACTTCGAGCCCCAGGAGAGCACCTACTCGGCCGAGGACGGCTCCTTCGTGCTCGATGCCACCGAGCCCGGCGACTACAAGGTGAGCACCTTCAGCGAGCGCTTCATCCCGCTCTTCCTGCCGACACCCGCCCCCGCCAAGGACGTGCTCCTGACGCTGAGCGCCGGTGGCACCGTCGAAGGCACCGTGCTGGACGCGCGAGGACAACCCATGCCGCGCTTCCACGTGATGCTGGGTCGAGTGGACGCGGGCGACGACGCGCAAGAACCCCTGGAGACGATGGGCACGGATGACCAGGGCGTCTTCCGCCGTCAGGGCGTCGCTCCCGGGCGCTACCGCATCTTCGCGCTGCGGGCCTCCCCCAGCGTGGACCGCAAGGCCGAGGCCGAGGTGGAGGTGCGCGACGGCGCCGTGGCGAAGGTGACGATGCGACTGCCTGAGGAGCGCTCCGTGGAGGTGCTCGTCGTCGACACCTCGGGCAACCCCGTGGAGAAGGCCCTGGTGCGCGCCAGGCCGCTGGACCCCACTCCCGAGGAGTACCACTCGGAGATGCACCATTTCTCCTCGGGCGTCAGCACGGACGCGAACGGACGCGCGGTGCTCCGACACCTGGAGGCCACCGGGTACAGGCTCGCCGCCACAAAGCTCGGTCACACCCTGCTGCCTGAGCGCTCCACGCCCTCCTCCAGTCCCTCGGCGACGGGCTCCGACAACCTTTTCATCCAGGCGGACACGCAGCAGGCGCGGTTCGTGATGAAGCGCCACTCGCATGTCAAAGGTCGCCTCCTCGGACCGGATGGCGCGCCCCTCTCGCGCTTCCGCGTCAACGCGCAACAGCTCGAGTCCGAGGACGGGACCTTCTCACTCCCCAACCACGCCATGGCGGGACGCACCCAGTTCATCTTCAACGCGGAGGGGCTGCCCACCGTGTCTCGCGCCGTGCAAGGCGGCGAGGCGTCCGCCGACGTCGACCTGGGGGACATCCGGCTCGAGGCGGGCCGCGCGCTCACAGGCGTCGTCCTGGACGCGACGACGGGAGAGCCCGCGGAGAATGTCCTGGTGGCGCTCGACAGCGAGCTGCGCGACGAGGGCGACAACTTCCCGCGACAGCTCGTCCTGAAGACCACGGACCGCGACGGCCGCTTCGACCTGGGCAAGCTGGAAGCCCGCCCCCTCACGCTCCGGCTGTTCCTGCACGAGCGCTACCGCGAGCAGTTCGTTCCCATCAACGCCACGCAGACCGAGGTGACGGTGCGCATGGACCCCGGCGCGCGGCTGAACGTGACGGCGCGCGATGCGCAGGGGAAGAAGATCGACGGCTTCGTCAGCTATCAAGGCCCGGGCGCCGAGGGCGCCATCGTCCTGGAGAACGGCGCCGGCAAGGCGAGCGCGCTCAACCCCGGGAAGTACACGCTGCGGATGGAGCCTCGCGGTCGGCAGAGCCGGACCCTGGCCTACCTGCCACAGCAGGTGGACGTGCCCGCCAGCGGTGAGGTGTCCGTGCAGTTCAAGCCCGCAGCGGGCGGCGCCACCGTGAAGCTGCTCGTTCCCACGGACAAGGGCGTGGACATGGCGCTGGTGCCCGGCAGCGTGCCTCCGCCCACGAGCCCCGCCGCGCTCCGCCAGGTCATGTTCCAGGGCATCTCCGGCACCTACGAGATGGGGGACACCGAAGTGGTGTTCGCCCATGTCCCGCAGGGCAGGGTCACCGTCTTCTTCCTCACGCCCGACGCGCTCGGTCGCTTCCACACCGAGGAGCTGGACATCCCCGCGAGTGGCACGATGTCTCGCACGCTACAGCTCGCGTGGCGGAGGCTCGACGTCACCCAGGACTAG
- a CDS encoding metallophosphoesterase family protein → MHFKFVHAADLHLDTPFRGIAAHGPLLTRFQESTFRALARIVDLCLRERVTFLLLAGDLFEVKDRSVRARLVLRRELERLHVAGIEAFIVHGNHDPLSGDTGTLGLPSSVKVFGPDWEEAEVRREGRRLCRVQGISYPDVEVREDLSSRFRRTGEGFSVGLLHANLGGAEGHANYAPCTPAGLGARGLDYWALGHVHTRGELMLPGGGLAVYPGNPQGRHVLETGERGCVLVEVEDGGTRRRFVPVDTVRWHRVEVPLTGVATLDGLMGTLSEAVDAACAQELDGHAVRVVLTGRGPLHRELARPGALSQLEEGLRAKLAAGHPPVLLESLRDSSRPELDWDALTAEGGFARTLLEEARALEEDPGALTRLWEEEALGSLGQKLKRLGVDVLETPRKEWVSRASLLGVEALHEEDGA, encoded by the coding sequence ATGCACTTCAAGTTCGTCCACGCCGCCGACCTGCACCTGGACACGCCCTTCCGCGGCATCGCCGCCCACGGTCCGCTGCTGACCCGGTTCCAGGAGTCTACCTTCCGCGCCCTGGCGCGCATCGTCGACCTGTGCCTGCGCGAGCGCGTCACCTTCCTGCTGCTCGCCGGAGATTTGTTCGAGGTGAAGGACCGCTCCGTGCGCGCACGGCTCGTCCTGCGCCGGGAGCTGGAGCGACTGCACGTCGCGGGCATCGAGGCGTTCATCGTCCACGGGAATCATGATCCGCTCAGCGGTGACACGGGGACGCTCGGGCTGCCGTCCTCGGTGAAGGTCTTCGGCCCGGACTGGGAGGAGGCCGAGGTGCGGCGCGAGGGCCGCCGGCTGTGCCGCGTGCAGGGCATCTCGTATCCCGACGTGGAGGTGCGCGAGGACCTGTCCTCCCGCTTCCGTCGCACTGGCGAGGGCTTCAGCGTGGGCCTGCTGCACGCGAACCTGGGCGGCGCCGAGGGCCATGCGAACTACGCCCCCTGCACTCCCGCGGGCCTGGGCGCTCGCGGGCTGGACTACTGGGCGCTGGGACACGTGCACACGCGCGGCGAGCTGATGCTCCCCGGCGGCGGGCTCGCGGTGTACCCGGGCAATCCGCAGGGTCGGCATGTGCTGGAGACGGGTGAGCGCGGCTGCGTGCTGGTGGAGGTGGAGGACGGCGGGACGCGGCGGCGCTTCGTGCCCGTGGACACGGTGCGCTGGCATCGGGTGGAGGTGCCGCTCACGGGCGTGGCCACGCTGGATGGGTTGATGGGCACGCTGAGCGAGGCCGTGGACGCGGCGTGTGCCCAGGAGCTGGACGGGCACGCGGTGCGCGTGGTGCTCACGGGACGCGGGCCGCTGCACCGTGAGCTGGCTCGGCCGGGGGCGCTCTCGCAACTGGAGGAGGGGCTTCGCGCGAAGCTGGCGGCGGGACATCCTCCGGTGCTGCTGGAGTCGCTGCGGGATTCGAGCCGTCCCGAGCTGGACTGGGATGCGCTCACGGCGGAGGGCGGGTTCGCTCGCACGCTGCTGGAGGAGGCGCGCGCGCTGGAGGAGGACCCGGGTGCGTTGACGCGCCTGTGGGAGGAGGAGGCGCTCGGCAGCCTGGGACAGAAGCTCAAGCGCCTGGGCGTGGACGTGCTGGAGACGCCACGCAAGGAGTGGGTGTCCCGCGCGAGCCTGCTGGGCGTCGAGGCGCTGCACGAGGAGGACGGGGCATGA